The Caenorhabditis elegans chromosome I genome includes the window AAGGCGGAGTAGAGTGAATTACTATTTTTAGTATTCGCAAATTCaagctactccacctttaaaacaaGATTATCTATCTATCTACATCTACAGACAAAACCACAACCGCAGTAGGTAGAGCAATCATTGGATCGTGAAGGAGCACAATATCCTGAGTTCGCGTTATAATAGTATCTACAGTTGCTATTGCAATCTGTGACTCTACCACGAGTACTAAGATATCGATATCCCTTAATAGCGTTGCGTTCGAGTGGCGAGTCAAATTGGTATCCCATAAACGATGATCGTCCATTCAAGCCTTTGCCTACCTTCCAGTCATACCAAGGATCTTTACAATTTACTGTCATCGAGAGCACAAATAAAGCCAAAAGACAGAAGGAAGTCGAGTGCCCaaacattttccaactttGTTCTGAAGTTCGTACAAAATTTCTGAGTATATTCTAATAAACTCGAAATGGCACCGAGAAACCCAGTGTCATAAAGAGAttgcttttgttttttcattggTTTTCTTCTGTTTAGACTAACAGAAAAGAATAGAAAAGCTATAGTTCAGCAGAATTGGTAAACTTTCAGGTTTTTGCTGAATCTAGATGTTTTAAACAAATGTTTGAACCTCCATGaagttttcttgaattttttttataaattttatcatGAAAACGGTTTCAGGAACCATTCCAAGTATATAATAGTAACACAGAATAAaataaaggaaaattttttacttactATCAAGAGGCCGGTTAGATTGAACGAGTCCTTCACTATGGTGGAAGTAGCAGATAAAACTTCAACACGGATTCAGCTTTTAAACAAAGTGGGTGGGCATACAGTAGGCAGACAAATCTGTGGATTGGTGATTGAGAAtaacaaaactcaaaattgtaaTGTTAAATCAACAGGAAACTTGTCACGGTCAAGCACAGAGAGCGCATTTTTGCACATGTTTCTGGCTAGAAATAAGGCAAAGTGACACATTTGATCGCCGTGCAGGGGCAGctgttcaaaaagttgttgacaattattagttgaaaaaaatatgacaaTTGTTGTGCTCTCAATGATTGGGAAGGTTCAAAAGTTCGAACAAATATATGTAGTTTAGTCCACCGACGCATGTTTTAATTCGAGGGACtaggcaaattttgaaacaatctGAAATGGGATACTAAACTTAGAAATTGATATTGAAAGTCAACAACTAGAGCACGAGCGAGCATCACAATTAACATTTCATAACCTTGTATTGTATGCCatatgattttattttccatttcctAAAGAACGTGATCAAATTAAACAAAAGtacattcagaaaattccattaatttgaatttagagATGTACTTTTACGAATCTATTTCAGAACAAATCACACAAAATTACTGATAaactttttcatagttttcactTATTTGTTCAGTGTTGGCGAATGTTGAGTATAAGTTGTTTACGATAATTCGGTTTTGGTGATAAACTCCGTTTTTAAGGACGATAGAGAAGACCAAGTAGTTCgaacattcatttttattgaagtttGGGCTGCAAAATGACAGAGTCGATTGATGGAAACCCTTGGAGAATTCTCGAACTTGTGGCTGAGGTTAGTTATTGGAATCCTACTATGtagtaaatattttaattgaaaaattttccgattgaaatttggttttatcaTTTCAAAGCCTGAGGGTAATCTCAATTCCTACCTGGTTaaaaaccctttttttcagaatgaataTCATCTAGAACAAGACAATAATGTTGATCAacttgaacaattttctgtAATCCCCGGATTTCAAGAAGAACTTGTTgaatttgcaaagaa containing:
- the rgba-1 gene encoding Defensin-like protein (Confirmed by transcript evidence), producing MFGHSTSFCLLALFVLSMTVNCKDPWYDWKVGKGLNGRSSFMGYQFDSPLERNAIKGYRYLSTRGRVTDCNSNCRYYYNANSGYCAPSRSNDCSTYCGCGFVCRCR